One segment of Clarias gariepinus isolate MV-2021 ecotype Netherlands chromosome 6, CGAR_prim_01v2, whole genome shotgun sequence DNA contains the following:
- the stk35l gene encoding serine/threonine kinase 35, like, with the protein MEAGECVRRRVRVSRACKRSGEHGPVLRSLSTGNLRARLGEKDKHEEEEEEEEEGEAAAGGGEVNPLEQRVSAPRYSLLREIGRGSYGVVYEAVARGSGAVLAVKKLRCDAPENVELALAEFWALTSLEKRHENVVQLEECVLQRNGLAQRMSHGNKRSRQYLRLVETSLKGERVLSSPEEPCYLWFVMEFCEGGDLNQFVLSRQPDPHTNASFMQQLSSAVAFLHQNNIVHRDLKPDNILISERSGSPVLKVADFGLSKVCAGLASGPRGCLDAEDKDKPEVNVNKYWLSSACGSDFYMAPEVWEGHYTAKADIFALGIIMWAMIERITFIDGESKREQLGTYVRQGADIVPVGEALLENPKMVLSIPQRRRSRMSSALRKLLQDMLAVNPQDRPDAQELHGRIGHVICAG; encoded by the exons ATGGAGGCTGGAGAGTGTGTGAGACGGAGGGTGCGGGTGAGCAGGGCCTGTAAGCGCTCCGGAGAGCACGGTCCGGTCCTGCGCTCACTCAGCACCGGGAACCTCCGCGCGCGCCTGGGAGAGAAGGACAAgcacgaggaggaggaggaggaggaggaggaaggagaagcagcagcaggaggaggagaagtgAACCCGCTGGAGCAGAGGGTGTCGGCGCCGCGCTACAGTCTGCTGCGGGAGATCGGGCGCGGCAGCTACGGCGTGGTGTACGAGGCGGTGGCGCGGGGCTCCGGTGCCGTGCTGGCGGTCAAGAAGCTGCGCTGCGACGCGCCCGAGAACGTGGAGCTCGCGCTGGCGGAGTTCTGGGCCCTGACCAGCCTGGAGAAGCGGCACGAGAACGTGGTGCAGCTGGAGGAGTGCGTGCTGCAGAGGAACGGCCTCGCGCAGAGGATGAGCCACGGCAACAAGCGCTCCCGGCAGTACCTGCGCCTGGTGGAGACCTCGCTCAAAG GTGAGCGTGTGCTGTCGAGTCCGGAGGAGCCATGCTACCTGTGGTTCGTGATGGAGTTCTGCGAAGGAGGGGATCTGAACCAGTTCGTCCTGTCCCGGCAGCCCGACCCGCACACCAACGCCAGCTTCATGCAGCAGCTGAGCAGCGCCGTGGCCTTCCTGCACCAGAACAACATCGTGCACCGGGACCTGAAGCCGGACAACATCCTGATCTCGGAGCGCTCGGGATCGCCAGTGCTCAAGGTGGCCGACTTCGGGCTAAGTAAAGTGTGCGCGGGACTTGCATCCGGTCCGCGAGGCTGCCTGGACGCCGAGGACAAAGACAAACCCGAGGTCAACGTGAACAAGTACTGGCTGTCGTCGGCATGCGGGTCGGACTTCTACATGGCGCCCGAGGTGTGGGAGGGGCACTACACGGCCAAGGCGGACATCTTCGCCTTGGGCATCATCATGTGGGCCATGATCGAGCGGATCACCTTTATCGACGGCGAGTCGAAGCGCGAGCAGCTCGGGACGTACGTGCGTCAGGGCGCTGACATCGTGCCCGTGGGCGAGGCGCTGCTCGAGAACCCGAAGATGGTCCTGAGCATCCCGCAGCGGCGCCGCTCGCGCATGTCTTCCGCTCTGCGCAAACTCCTGCAGGACATGCTCGCCGTCAACCCGCAGGACCGACCCGACGCTCAGGAGCTCCACGGCCGGATCGGGCACGTCATCTGTGCTGGATGA
- the bin2b gene encoding bridging integrator 2b, whose product MAESKMSSNISGNIGTGAGILAKRFQKSMSRAQEKVLQKLGKTMETKDEQFEQCAANLTKQQTDGSRLYKDVKAYYSAVKALHETSKRLSQTLKDVYEDDWHGVEDLSVIMESEDLLWNDYEEKLSDQVMRTMENYTGQFPEVKERVSKRGRKLVDYDSARHHLESLQSAKKRDEAKISKAEEEFNRAQNVFEDINKELREELPVLYQSRISCYVTVFQNISNLRDVFYKEMSVLNHDIYNVMKKLETQHSTKPFIIKGLNSTASKKRKSLTISAPIPCNTAFPPDHPGLSKLSVPEELAHKDKDADSRFDKTLPEVSDSDDSGSVESVPSTPSQQSVCSESEEVKHHVNNESTADTAEQPAIEHADEEQVSEGSPSEDTQISETQEEEDEKAVGEESTPTTGDKEEAGHGENKEKEDRGESEQSKEVKKGPEVKSQQTDTPPPPGFLYKVVALETQESDEGILLLFTKGDILLVFVDEDEETPDGTVWAIREQDWIQHKDLTLLSGLVTETLIQRLDSNP is encoded by the exons ATGGCTGAGAGTAAAATGAGCTCCAACATCAGCGGGAACATCGGAACCGGAGCGGGAATCCTGGCCAAGAGGTTCCAGAAGTCCATGAGCAGAGCGCAGGAGAAG GTCCTTCAGAAACTCGGGAAAACGATGGAGACAAAAGACGAGCAGTTTGAGCAGTGTGCAGCTAATCTTACCAAGCAACAG ACGGACGGCTCGAGGTTGTACAAGGACGTAAAGGCGTACTACAGCGCAGTCAAAG CGTTGCATGAAACGTCGAAACGTCTTTCTCAGACACTGAAGGACGTGTACGAGGACGACTGGCATGGGGTAGAAGATCTGTCCGTTATTATGGAG agcGAGGACCTGCTGTGGAACGATTACGAGGAGAAGTTGAGCGATCAGGTGATGCGCACGATGGAGAACTACACCGGACAGTTCCCCGAGGTCAAG GAGCGAGTTTCTAAGCGTGGACGGAAGCTGGTGGATTATGATTCGGCTCGTCACCATCTGGAGTCGCTGCAGAGCGCCAAGAAGAGAGACGAAGCCAAAATATCCAAA GCGGAGGAAGAGTTCAACCGAGCTCAGAATGTGTTTGAGGACATAAACAAGGAGCTGAGGGAGGAGCTGCCCGTCCTCTATCAAAG TCGTATCAGCTGCTACGTCACCGTGTTTCAGAACATCTCCAACCTGAGGGACGTCTTCTACAAGGAGATGAGTGTG TTAAATCACGACATTTATAACGTCATGAAGAAGCTCGAGACGCAGCACTCAACCAAACCCTTCATCATCAAAGGCCTTAACAG TACCGCGTCTAAGAAGAGGAAATCCCTGACCATCTCTGCGCCCATCCCCTGTAACACAGCGTTTCCTCCCGATCATCCTGGCCTCAGCAAACTCAGCGTTCCTGAAGAACTCGCACACAAAGACAAAGACGCAGACTCTCGCTTTGATAAGACACTGCCGGAGGTATCTGACTCGGACGACTCGGGCTCTGTCGAAAGTGTCCCGAGCACTCCCAGCCAGCAGTCTGTGTGCTCCGAGAGCGAGGAAGTTAAACACCACGTGAACAACGAGAGCACAGCAGACACTGCGGAGCAGCCGGCAATTGAGCATGCCGACGAGGAGCAGGTTTCTGAGGGATCTCCATCAGAGGACACGCAGATATCTGAAactcaagaagaagaagacgaaaAAGCTGTTGGAGAGGAGTCCACCCCTACGACAGGAGATAAGGAGGAGGCGGGACATGGAGAgaataaagagaaagaagacaGAGGAGAGAGTGAACAAAGTAAAGAGGTAAAGAAAGGACCCGAGGTCAAGAGTCAGCAAACGGACACTCCACCACCTCCTGGGTTCCTCTATAAG GTCGTTGCCTTGGAGACCCAGGAGTCGGACGAAGGCATTCTTTTACTCTTCACTAAAGGAGACATTCTTCTTGTATTTGTGGATGAAGATGAAGAAACG